A window of Phragmites australis chromosome 2, lpPhrAust1.1, whole genome shotgun sequence genomic DNA:
GACTTTTGCTTGTACCATTTTTTAGATTATTTATATGCTTGTTATATAAATTGTCAAGTTAATACTAAATGATACTTTAGTACATATGAATTATGCTACAGTTACACTATTTTGAACAAtgtaatttatatattaatgaaCTATACCATGGTAGAATCCGAGTTTATTTTGTTGATCCATTTTTTTGGATTCCAGTGGTACCCCATAATATGATATTTTGTACAACATAGAATTTTATAATGTTGTCATTCTGATTTTGTGGGATTGAACTAGGTCCCCTGTCACGGTCCGAAACCCGTAATCATGTAGTTAAGCATCATGCttaattttgagcaattttatttAGAACAAATAAGTGTTTCGTTTTGAGTCAATCGGATAAGAGAAtaaaatttgggagagaaatgATGGAATTGATAGctaaaataatttctttctctaacatgtgggacccaccagccagccccacacctcacccgctctctctcactcccaccagcagccctctctctctctcacctccacccacacccactccctctccctcaagtgctccctcttttctctcttgctctcccaACCGGtttgaagaaaaaggagagggggaggagaagaaaggagaggaggaaaggtaaggggaggccaaggaggaggtctCCGGCAAGCTCCTCCACCGGAGGGAAGATTGTTTGTCTTGCTATTTTGCTATTTTATTAGGCTATTATTGTAACATGTGTGATTGTGTTGGTGTGTGACTATGTTATTTATGACTCGGTAATTTTATATGATTGTGTATTGGTTCATTTTCAATATCTCGATAGTACTGAGTTCTTATATGTTTTCGGTTTTCTTATTTTTGACTCCGtttttaagaagaaaaaaacatgaaaaaaaacgGTTAAGAAGTTTTTTTACTGTTCCGtttgttttcatccctagggTAACGTTTGGATATCGGAAAATGAAGGTTAGAATAGGGAAATAGGATGTGGGATAAATCTATTTCTATATTTTGATAGAGGGTTTGGGAAAAACAGTAGCTCTTGGATTGGGATATGAGGCTCTCTTTTCCTACCATTTCAAACCCATGGGTCGGGGTGGGATAGAGTAAAAAATATGCGAAATTTCATTTTTGCCCTTGAAAGTTATGTTCTGACTGGTTCTTCTCTATAAAAATAAAGGTATTGTAGTCActtaaaattttatttcctaTCCTTATTCCAATGTATTCCAAACATGAGAATAGGTGTAAAAGTTTTATCGTATGCTTTACCCATTTCTTCTTATCCCACCTCATTTCTCTTTCGCTAACCTAATCTCTATCCAAACACCACCTAGTATGTTACATACATGAATTGGACACTGCACAAAGTTCAGCAGTTAAGTTGACGTGCACAAGTTCAGCTGCGACACCACTGGCTTGTAGCACAAGTTTCACGAGCTAACTAGTAGCCGGGGATTTTAATTTcgtcttacaatttttttacagGCTAAAAGATCGAaatttttgttatattttgtCCTCTGTTATATAGGTAAAAGGAAAATTCGAAATCAAATATTTCGTTCtctacaaatttcaccaaaatatcgatgaaattttaatccccaCCGCAGGTTGGATGGCGATGCCCATCGAGTCGCTCGAATCGCCAAACTGTCTGTGCTTGATATCTTGTGCCGACCATGGCAGGCTCTTATCTATCTTCGAGCTTAAAATAGTGTGCTTGTTTCTGCACGGCGCATGGACCCCAGGTCGCCAAGAAAGTTCAGccgcgaagaagaagaggagatcATCAAGGCCGAATGACTTCAGGCCCAGGAAAATCATTCCGGCCCGGCCCATTGAGTTGCCGTACTATTTTGCACGCTCCAATCGAGTGGCGCGCAGCGTGGAGGAGGGATAAGATCGATGTCGTGAACGGCGACAAGAGCCCGCCGGGAGAGATGCCTCCAGCGAGCCCCGCTCCGGCGCCGTGTCCACCGGCTCCGGTAGTGGCACCGATTAGTAGCGGGCTGCGGCTCTTCTCCTCCGTTGCGCCGGTGGCGCTAGCCGCCGCGCTCGTCTGCGGCGCTGGCCCCGTCGCCGCCGTCCCGGCCGCTCAGGCCAACCCGTTTGCCCGTGCTCCTCCGTCCCTGCAGGGAAAGCCCTTCTCCTCCACTCCGTACGCGCAGTCCCAGAAGCTGCAGCTTGGCCTCGACAAGTTCGGGTTCGTCTTCTTGATCGCATATGTACTTCAATTGGATGATGCTCTGCTCCCTCATGTAGCCATATGCTTATGTAAGCTAGCTAGCCATGCATGACGCTCGATGCTGCAGAAAGATCAGGCCATGCCCGTCCACCAACCCGGGGTGCGTGTCCACCAACCCGATGGGCTCTACTTCCTCCTTCGCCTCCCCGCTGCTCATCCCGGAATCGTCCGCCGGGGACAAGGCCGTCATCGTAAGCCACCGCCGATGGATTCACTACGTTCGCTTTCTTTCCATGCAGCAAATATATGCAAATACGAAGCGATTGTGGATGCGTGCGAACTCTGATGTGAAATGTCTCTATGATTGGCGAATGTGGATCATACGGTACCAGACATACCCGCTTCAATTTCTGATTCTTTTTCGCTCGCGATGGCATGCAGTCGTTGCGGCAAGCCGTCGAGAAGACGCAGAGGAATGTGACCTTCAAGGTTGATCAAGACACGCCTAATGGTTCGTCGTCCGTCCCTAAAACTAAACCACTCGATCGATGAGTACATATATGCACGATCCCTTCAGTTCTTCATTGACCAGCCAATGGAAATGTACCAGTATGGGATTGATCGAACATGCACGAGCGTATGCATTTTCATTCAGGTCACTACATCGAGGCGGAGATGGACGGCGGCGTCGGCCGCGACGTGATGGAGTTTCTGGTGAAGAAAGAGGCCGGCGTCGTGGCGTACCGGTGCATCGCCACCAAGGTCACCTTCGTCTACCCCTTCACCACCGCCGTCGGCGACTCCAAGGGGCAGAAGCAGAGGATTGCCGACATCTCCCAGGAGCTCGGATGGTACGCTCCAGACATCCAATCCTCCATGGACTCCGACGACGTCGATTATCCTAGCTAGCTAGGAAGCATGCATCTGTTTGAATTGAAGATCAAACTGCATGCATGGCCATGATGACCGGAGTATCATCGGAGCCAAGGTACATGTATGTTGATGtacataattattattttttaatatattcataaaatataacaaaaaatatattattataaaagtaCTTTTCGAGACAAATATACTCGTTTCATTTCCAAGTATCaaaactcaatatataaaaagtaatttgtagtcaaaatttaaaatagttgaCTGCACATAACATAAAACGACACTCGGTAGTGTTTGATTGGAGAGCGAGATATAATAGAATGattttattcatatatttaaGTATGAGATGATTACATTCATATATAGATACTTGTTTGCTGGGTACGATGAAACGAGTTCATTTTAGTATCTCGAGACCATCGTCAGTGTCACGTACGAAAGTGGTACGGCTGTGTTCCACCGTCTTTTATAATGGCTTCGTCTCTAATATTTGAGAATATTATCTGATTTCAAATCATTCCATCTCGctgctctccaaccaaacagctcaaaaataaaatagatcTGTTTTGTCTCATATCATCCCACAAACCAAACACTGTCTTATTTTGGACCGGTGAGAATATTATCAGTTACTATCCATGTGTCATTGCGAGAGATATCTAGGTTACTCCATACAAAAAAGAAGTTATATTATTAGCCTATCATGTGATTCATTTctacttttttttaatctaaccATGTTGTACATCGTCTATTGTTAGTGCCAAAGTTGAGCtgatttaggtgtactgtaaaagtcctcaaGTTAAAAGGTACAAACGACACCCTAATTACCGGTTTAACGACGTGCAAATCTAAAAATTCCGTGAGGATAACCACGTCTGAAAATGTTATGCAAGGTGACGTCATAGGAAACATTAGGACCTCCGGGTGCGGAAAAACCAAAAATATGTTCCCAATCTACAAGCCAAGTCACACTTGGAACGCATACGAAATCAGGAGTCTAATAGCCGGGGCTACCCCCATCCACATAACCCCTTATTTTTACTCCAATGGCAGATTCGAAGAAATTTGCATAGCCAGTTCTTCGAAAGTGGGAAGAAAGACAAGGATACGATGATGTGTAGGCCTCTCGAATCAATCAGGAAAGCGTGAGCTGAGAAGGAAGAGGGATGAGCGTTTGATCCATATCTCTAGCAGAAAACATGTTGATTTAACTCCTTCTAACATGTCGAGTGGAGACCTGACTTTGTTTCACGTACGCTTTTCCTTCGCTACTATCTCAAAGTGGCTCGATCACAAGGTTCATGCGGAGTCGCTGCTTGAGCCTCGTCTATTATAAGTTGTTGCTATTTGAAATGAATAAAATGTTATGTGCTACGAAGAATCGAAGTGGTATACCTGTTCACATACAAATGCTAAGATGCCGAGGTTCAGCAAGGAAAAGgacagagagaagaagatgaagctaagCTAGAGAAGGAAAAGATGGATTACAAGATCATTTCAACGCAAGAAAGAATTGTCCCTTTGTAGTATAATGGCAATAAACACCATAGataatcctttttcttttctttcaacgATGTTTCTGATCCAGATGAATGCTAACATTGCCAGAGAAAGATTATTGTGTTCTAGAAAAGAGCTGATGAGCTCATAAAACATGCGAGTTGATCACTGACCCAAATCCTCCTAAGAGCTGATGACTTAGACACTAGTTCCTGCAATACATGCTAAAGCATGCTAGCATGCTACTTCTAAAGATAGCTGCCTGCGCGGGCCACCAAAGGAAATTCGGGTGTACACATGCACACCCATGACACTAGGATCGGCAACTAATGGATGTGTTCAACGGCGTGCGATTCGTGCGGCTGCGGTGCTGCGCGCGCCGCGGCAACTacctcgccgccggcgtcgaCGGCCAGGACGTCTGCCTCTCCAGCCAGCGAGGCCTGCACAATGCGGTGTGGGCCGTCCAGCACGCGGCGGGTCCCGACGGCGGGCCCTGCGTCCTCTTCCGCGGAGCCTACGGTCGCTACCTCCTCGCCACCGACCTCCAGGCGGACACCGGGCCATCCCACGGCGTCGCGGCCGCGCAGGACGACCTCAGCTAcaacccgccgccgccggggatGCTGTGGCAGGCGATCCGCAGGAGGAGCACCTTCGTCATCCGGAGCAGCACGGGGCGCTACCTTCGCGCCAACGGGAGGTACCTCCGGTGGCGCAGGGCCATCACCGTCGCCGGGGACAACGGCAGCACGATGATGCAGTGGGCCATCGAGAACGTTCCCATCAGGATGACGCGCCCCTGCATTCTTGATCCAACATACCAGGTGATTCTGATATTCCGGTACTTGGTTTCTTGCGTTCCTGGCTACGGCATTCGATCGTAATATATCCATCCTTGCTGTTAAGTTGCTGCGTGCATACGATGTGTGATGAACAGCTGACGCATCCGCGCCGTCCTCCGCCGACCGAGAGCGAGGTGGCTCGGCAGATCCGGTACGTCCGCGGCGACGCCAACGGGAATATCAACGAGGGAGCCTGGCGGATGATGCAGCTCTACACCAACAACCTGATGCAGCTACGGCTCACCTTGGCATGCTGCATGGGCGCGAGCAGGGACGTGACCCGCACCACCCTCTGCATCCGGGCAGGCCGCTACGGGCAGCTCAGCCCTCTGCTCATCGACCTGCCCATTGGCAACAACCGCATCGACATCGTCGTCCTCACCCACGGGACAcaaggtgaggaggagctcagctcagctcaggaTTTCTTCACTTTGTTGTTTGCTTCTCACTGCTCTCTGCTAAGTAACTTGACAAGAAAAGATCGTGCAAATGTTTCAGAAGCTGTGTGTGTCACTGTTCTTATTACCAAATGCTGATGTTGTCGACTGCTTTCTTGATGATTTCAGCGGACGACGATTTGCGGTACCCAGATTTGAATGCTCCTAGGGTAGAAGATAGCAGCAAGGACTCCTGACAAATGGACAGCTCCAGTACTTTGGACATCTTACAGATGTAGAATCCCAAGTACTTTTTTTATGTTCCGTTGGAGTGCTTGAATAAGTGCAGAGTAGCGAAACTAACATATAGAGACTAGCGATGTTATCTAAGTAAAACTATGTTAAGTGATAGCCTAATTGTTTTATTAATTTAAGAGAAAGTCTAAACAAATTACTATCGACTAGATTAACGTTTATTAGCTTAACTAACAAAATGTGATAATTTATGGTTTCTATATGTaagtgagtgcacgtgtatcaACATCAATGTATGTGCGATATTTATGTCCATATGTATATGAGcacgtatacatatatgcataagtATACTATAtgtgattatatgtgctttaagtgtcaaattaattaatctaagctATAACAATAAACTAAGGTTATCTAGTAATTAATCCAAATTACCTAGTATTGCTTAATTGCCACTCTAATTAAGCTGTATTTTATTGCTATGgtaaaaatatttatgtaattaattaaatagGTTAATTTACTATATTAATCTAATTAAGTAATTATTAAAAGGGTAATCAATATTTAATTACTaatgttaaattattttattacattctaatgatatgtattcatTTATTTAGCAACTACACTAGTTAACCTATTACATTAATAAAACTAAGATTAAACCTTACAGATcaagcatgaaataacaaacTATTCTAAACATTtaaattaaaagattaattctTTAGTTTATTCCAATAACTATTCTTGATTAACAAAAGGATTAAATCTACTCTTAACCTAGATTAACATAAGCAACTAACCTACCATTTATAACCTAAACATGGAAATGAAATTAACTAAATCaactttatttaataaaagacaAAACTAATTCTAGTTAAACGTAATGTCATGACATGAAAATAGATACTAGACGAGAAAATAAATGGAGCTCCAAAAATTGCAAGATTTGGCAGGGAGATAGATTataattttagaggaatatcagCAAAATAATTACTAAAATCGGAGTTAAAACGGAGAAGATATGGCTTCTCGAATAATTACATGAATAGAGATCCTGAAATTTGGAAAGAGGCACTATTCCATGGACTTGGTCTATGGGCTATGAACCGGAGGGAGATTTGTGAGGGGAGTTCATGATGCACTGGATTTGGTAGACTAGGTTTGCAGCTTTTGTGGATCGAGGGAGGGCTCGGTGGTCGGTTCATGGTGAACCAAGGCCGGTGAAGAGGAGAGTCAGCTAATGGGGAAAAGGCAGCACGCGGGGAGAGAAGGCGGTGCTGGGAGATCTTGCCGGCtggagaagggggggggggcgacagCTCAACGTGCTGGCGGGAGCGTGACTCGACTTGCTAGTGTAGAAGGGTGGCTACGCGTAGGACGACTCAAGCAGCGGCAACACGTAGGATGGCACGCGAGAGTCAACAAAGGTTGTGCAGCACGCAGGCGGGGGCGACGGTGGCGCGCGCGAGCAGACCACCCGCAGCGCGCAGGTGGCACAAGCCAGCGGCATAGACCAACAGCACAAGGGCTAGCGGCAACACGGTGGCGCACAGAATGGCAACTcagaggaggtgaaggcggcgcGACGCAAGCAACATGACGATGGCACGTCGGCACGGGTCGGTGCGATAGAGCGGGTCAGTGGCTTGAGGTACGAGCGGGGCACTATGTGGGCTTGGGCAAAGCTCGCTAACGACAAAAGCAGTCAAGCGGTGCAGTAGAGTGCACGTGGATGCGCGCCATCGAGCAACGACGCGGGATGGTGTGGAGTAGGGAGAAGGGAAAAAGGGGGTGCTCACCGAGGACTGTCAGCGATGGAAAGTAGTGTGGAGATTGGGGTGATGAACGACGGTCTAGCATCGTGGCAGGCTCGGCGTGCTGGCTAGAGCGTTGAAAGAAGCGACGTGGTGGCCTTAGTCGAGCAGCGGTGGTGACGCGGGAAGGGCGAAGCGACAAAGGAGGAGGGCGAAGGGTGATGCTCAACGAGGACGGACGACGGCGGCGCGGCATGACAGCAGCGTGCACGGTGACGGCGCTGCATGACGGACAGCGGAAGGTCAACAACGCAAAAGGATGTGCAGGTGCGGCAAAAAAGCAGCACACGCGAGCAGTGGCGGCGCAACATGGTGCACAACAGCGCGGTGGCGTGTGCGGGTGGGAAACGCCAATAGATACAGTGGCTTAGAGGCCGTCGAGCACGATGACAATGAGCACGATGGTGGTGCAGAGGGAGACCGGCCCAGTGTTATGCGCTCGTGGTCGAGCGGGCTGCTAGCTAGGGCTGCGCACTCGTTGGAACGGTGTTGTGGGCGAGCTATTGCTGTGATGTGTTTGTGTGCTCCGTGTGTGTTCTGTGTGCtgtgtgcatgtgtgtatgtatgGTGTGGAGATCTTTTGCatagaggaagagaggagaagggCAAAATGGCTTTTTGCCTATTCGGTGAAAGATGGGAGAGGGAGGTGATGGCCGGTGTACATGGTTTTGGCTGCTCGGGTGAGAGGGAGCAGAGGAAGAGAGGCACATGGGGTGGTGGCGGtagagagatgagagaggacTTTTGGGCTACCCGTGTGCAAAGATCAGAGggagtgtgtgagagagagagagatgagagagagtgggagagagtGGTGAGAGATGAGAGAAACTAGATGATTAAATCCAATTGAATGCAATCGAGTTGAATTGGATTTGtaacaattcaaattgaataatttggatttgtaacaattcaaattgaataatttgaatttgaaattgcaTTGGATTTGAAATAATTCAATAGatgacttgaatttgaattggattgtaTTGAAATGAATTTGTGTAAAGATCAAATTGGAAAATATTCAAATATA
This region includes:
- the LOC133894821 gene encoding uncharacterized protein LOC133894821, encoding MDVFNGVRFVRLRCCARRGNYLAAGVDGQDVCLSSQRGLHNAVWAVQHAAGPDGGPCVLFRGAYGRYLLATDLQADTGPSHGVAAAQDDLSYNPPPPGMLWQAIRRRSTFVIRSSTGRYLRANGRYLRWRRAITVAGDNGSTMMQWAIENVPIRMTRPCILDPTYQLTHPRRPPPTESEVARQIRYVRGDANGNINEGAWRMMQLYTNNLMQLRLTLACCMGASRDVTRTTLCIRAGRYGQLSPLLIDLPIGNNRIDIVVLTHGTQADDDLRYPDLNAPRVEDSSKDS
- the LOC133894837 gene encoding thylakoid lumenal 17.9 kDa protein, chloroplastic, with the translated sequence MTSGPGKSFRPGPLSCRTILHAPIEWRAAWRRDKIDVVNGDKSPPGEMPPASPAPAPCPPAPVVAPISSGLRLFSSVAPVALAAALVCGAGPVAAVPAAQANPFARAPPSLQGKPFSSTPYAQSQKLQLGLDKFGKIRPCPSTNPGCVSTNPMGSTSSFASPLLIPESSAGDKAVISLRQAVEKTQRNVTFKVDQDTPNGHYIEAEMDGGVGRDVMEFLVKKEAGVVAYRCIATKVTFVYPFTTAVGDSKGQKQRIADISQELGWYAPDIQSSMDSDDVDYPS